The Bos indicus x Bos taurus breed Angus x Brahman F1 hybrid chromosome 11, Bos_hybrid_MaternalHap_v2.0, whole genome shotgun sequence sequence AATCACCCCAAAGTTTTGGTTTCCCagggcatataaaagttatgtttacactatactgtagtctattaagtgtgcaatagcattatgtctaacaaagcaatgtacataccttaattttaaaacattttattgctaaaaaattatACCCGTCACCTAAGCCTTCAGTGAATCATAGTAGTAACATCCAAGATCTCTAATCATAGATCATCATAACACCTATAATAATcatgaaaaatctgaaatattgtgagaattaccaaaatgtgacacagggacacaaagtgagcaaatgctgttgaaaaattgtgccacaaatcttcaatttgtttaaaaacaaaaaactaccatCTGCAAAGCATGataaagtgcaataaaatgaagtgtgcctttatttattgagcaattattATGTGCCCAGCAATGTTCTCAGTACTGTGGATTCAAAATTGAGTAAGCCAGGCAAGTGTCCCATTCGCATGGAGGTTAAGTAGTAGCGTGtgtgtggtaagttgcttcaagtcatgtccatctctttgcgatcctatggactatagccagccaggctcctctgtccatggcattctccaggcaagaatactggagtgggttgccgtgccctcctccagggatcatccctacccagagattgaaccctcatcacttaagtctcctgtactggcagacaggttctttacagctgagctacctgggaagtggCAGGGACTTAGCACTaaagagataattttaaaattacctctttatataaattttaaaattttatatatttttaattgaaggattcttttttaaaattttattttatttttaaactttacaatattgtattaattttgccaaatgaaGGATTCTTTTAAACACAGGTTTTGAGAAGTGCTGTGGTTTGTCCACACACATCACACTTTTATTACACAGTTAGGACTCACCCAAATCTGTTCCCAGTACAAAGTGCGTTCTGGCTGGTCATGGTCCTGACCTTTTCCTCACCTCCCTCCTGCTTTGTCTCTCCTCAGACTCTGTCCTGCAAAATGACACCTGAGAACTTCACCTGGACCTGGGGTTCCCCTGCTGAGTTCATCCTCCTGGGCATCACAGACCGCTGGGACCTGCGCCTGACCCTCTTCCTCATCTTCCTGCCCGTCTACCTGGTGAGCTTGCTGGGAAACGCAGGCATGGTGCTGCTGATCCACATAGACGCCCAGctccacacacccatgtacttcttcctggccAACCTCTCCCTGCTAGATGCCTGCTATTCCTCAGCCATCGGCCCCAAGATGCTTGTGGACCAGCTGTTGCCTCGCACCAGCATCCCTTACGCAGCCTGTGTTCTCCAAATGTTCCTGTTCACAGGGCTGGCCGATGCCGAGTGTTGCCTGCTGGCagccatggcctatgaccgctacgtGGCCATCGGAAACCCTCTTCTCTACACCACGGCCATGTCCCGGCGTCTGTGCCTGGTCTTGCTGGGAGCCTCCGGCCTGGGCGGGGCAGTGAGCGCCGTGGTCCACACGACCTTCACCTTCCGCCTGAGCTTCTGCGGCTCCCGGGAGGTGAACAGCTTCTTCTGCGATATTCCCCCCCTGCTGGCCATCTCCTGCAACGACACCAGTCTCAATGAACTCCTCCTCTTCGCCGTCTGTGGCTTCATCCAGACAGCCACCGTGTCGGCCATCGCCGTGTCCTACGGGTTCATCGCCGGCGCTGTGATCCGCATGCGCTCGGCCGAGAGCCGGTGGCGAGCAGCCTCGACCTGTGGCTCCCACCTCACGGGTGTGGCCATGCTGTACGGGACACTCATCTTCATGTACCTGCGTCCCAGCTCCAGCTACGCCCTGGACACTGATAAGATGGCCTCCGTGTTCTACACCCTTGTCATCCCAGCTCTCAACCCGCTCATCTACAGCCTCCGCAACAAAGAGGTCAAGGAGGCGCTCAGAAGGACTTGGAGCCGATGCTGCGGTCCACGGCGGAGGCACCAGTGAAAGGGCTGCAGGCTGGCGTTAGGACTGACTCTGGAGGGATGAGGTGGGCTCTTCCCGGCCCCTGGCACGGGCTGGGTGTCCCTTGTCCTTGTTTGAGGTGGAAGAAAGGGGAGAAACTGAGGTTTACAGACAGCAGACAGGAACCTGAGGTACTCTAGACCCAGCCAGAACCAAGATCAAGTGAATTTGCTGTTGAGTTTGCCTTAGGCTCCTCCATGTTCAAAGCATGTTACCAGGTGCAGTAACTATTTGCCACTTGAATTTCCAAGAGGCTGATACCCAGAAACACCAGATAAGGTTTGTGCTGGCCGCAAGTGTTCTAGAGCCTTGCTTTTCTAACGTCCTTTGTGACCAGTGAGTCACACTTCTCACTTTGAGCCCAAGAGAGCAACTTCAGAACCCACTTATGCCAAAGACTGGGATAGGATCTGGGTAGGCAAATATCTTTCCCTATGAAGCCGCATATTCCATCTCTCAGGATAACTGAGAATACACATGATCTCATTCCTAAAATCCCACAGTTGTGTGAAAATTCGACCAAGATTAGGTTACTTCAGGGCTGTGACAGAGATTAGGAAAGGGTCTGAATTATGGTTATGGTTAGAATAGGGTTAGGATTCCTGTTATGGCTAAGACTAAAGTTAGAGTTAGGGTAAAGCCAGAGTTAGGTTCAGAATTTAAAAGCAACTGGACAAACTTAGGACtgaattaaaattatgtaaattgtTCAATTTGGATTGATTGTAATGAATAGTAGATTTGGGGGAAATATAGGAGTCAGGGTTCAAATAAATTTGAGCTCTTCTTAGAAATATTagaactaacatacacacactgctgtatataaaacagagCACCAACAAGGAGCTCAGGAACTGCACTTACTATTTtgtaagagggacttccctgcttccactgcatggggcacagattcgatccctgatttggggaactaaagatcccacatgctgtgtggtgtagcaaagaaataaattaaaata is a genomic window containing:
- the LOC113900880 gene encoding olfactory receptor 5C1, with protein sequence MTPENFTWTWGSPAEFILLGITDRWDLRLTLFLIFLPVYLVSLLGNAGMVLLIHIDAQLHTPMYFFLANLSLLDACYSSAIGPKMLVDQLLPRTSIPYAACVLQMFLFTGLADAECCLLAAMAYDRYVAIGNPLLYTTAMSRRLCLVLLGASGLGGAVSAVVHTTFTFRLSFCGSREVNSFFCDIPPLLAISCNDTSLNELLLFAVCGFIQTATVSAIAVSYGFIAGAVIRMRSAESRWRAASTCGSHLTGVAMLYGTLIFMYLRPSSSYALDTDKMASVFYTLVIPALNPLIYSLRNKEVKEALRRTWSRCCGPRRRHQ